A portion of the Hoplias malabaricus isolate fHopMal1 chromosome 1, fHopMal1.hap1, whole genome shotgun sequence genome contains these proteins:
- the LOC136689918 gene encoding probable G-protein coupled receptor 141 has translation MNSNTTQNGTENKDSHIETSHKIALITIYTVVLMVGTTGLIFMIRILKTNLRSWTTIAFLNLLLAHFIFLLTIPFRIYYYATNHWGLSRSFCKIVSAMIHLHMYVVFVIYVVILIIRFLQYFKKIDRMEFYRRLHALGASIGIWSIVIILGPILLIHYGKTRNDEQTKCFNFGDEANKSWVFGLNIFLSVLIILVSCALSCVLGIILRNLIKKHGAASRVQQEVWAQVKSISLIIIIFTCLVPYHIFRLFYLKNLKTLEHVNEVFLAITTLTCCDMLLIFAGKGICHVCGF, from the coding sequence atgaattcgaacacaacacaaaatggAACCGAAAACAAGGATTCCCATATAGAAACATCCCACAAAATCGCATTAATCACCATCTACACAGTTGTGCTAATGGTGGGCACAACAGGTCTGATTTTCATGATACGGATTCTGAAAACCAACCTTCGATCATGGACGACTATTGCCTTTCTGAACTTGCTTTTGGCTCATTTCATATTTTTGCTCACCATCCCTTTCCGCATCTACTACTATGCAACTAATCATTGGGGATTATCCCGGAGTTTCTGTAAAATAGTCAGCGCCATGATCCACCTCCACATGTACGTCGTCTTCGTCATCTACGTGGTCATTCTCATCATCCGCTTTCTGCAGTACTTCAAGAAGATCGATCGAATGGAGTTCTACCGAAGACTTCATGCCCTTGGAGCCAGTATTGGTATATGGTCAATTGTGATCATCTTAGGCCCTATCCTCTTGATTCATTACGGCAAAACTAGGAATGATGAACAAACAAAATGCTTCAACTTTGGGGATGAGGCCAATAAATCATGGGTGTTTGGCTTGAACATTTTTTTGTCGGTTCTCATTATCCTTGTGTCATGTGCTCTGAGCTGTGTACTTGGAATAATTCTGCGTAACCTGATCAAGAAGCATGGGGCAGCTTCCAGGGTCCAGCAGGAGGTCTGGGCTCAGGTTAAAAGCAtcagcctcatcatcatcatcttcacctGCCTGGTGCCGTACCACATATTTCGATTGTTCTACTTGAAGAACTTGAAAACGCTGGAACATGTCAATGAAGTGTTTCTGGCCATCACCACTCTTACCTGCTGTGACATGTTGCTCATTTTTGCAGGGAAGGGTATATGTCATGTGTGTGGCTTTTGA